From Capra hircus breed San Clemente chromosome 1, ASM170441v1, whole genome shotgun sequence, the proteins below share one genomic window:
- the LOC102183454 gene encoding LOW QUALITY PROTEIN: regulator of G-protein signaling 2 (The sequence of the model RefSeq protein was modified relative to this genomic sequence to represent the inferred CDS: substituted 1 base at 1 genomic stop codon): protein MQSAMFLAVQHDCGPMDKGAGTGPKNEEKREKMKRTLLKDWKSRLSYFLQNSSSPGKPKTGKKSKQQTFIKPSPEEAQLWSEAFDELLASKYGLAAFRAFXKSEYCEENIEFWLASEDFKKTKSPQKLSSKAKEIYTDFIEKEAPKEINIDFQTKTLIAQNIQEATSGCFTTAQKRVYSLMENNSYPRFLESEFYQDLCKKPQITTEPHAT from the coding sequence ATGCAAAGTGCTATGTTCCTGGCTGTCCAGCACGACTGTGGACCCATGGACAAAGGCGCTGGCACCGGCCCCAAGAACGAGGAGAAGCGAGAGAAGATGAAGCGAACCCTATTAAAAGATTGGAAGAGCCGTTTGAGCTACTTCTTGCAAAATTCCTcctctcctgggaagcccaaaactggCAAGAAAAGCAAACAGCAAACCTTCATCAAGCCTTCTCCCGAGGAAGCCCAGCTATGGTCAGAAGCATTTGATGAGCTGCTAGCCAGTAAATATGGTCTTGCTGCATtcagggctttttaaaaatctgaatactGTGAAGAAAATATTGAATTCTGGCTGGCCTCTGAAGACTTCAAAAAAACCAAGTCACCCCAAAAGCTGTCctcaaaagcaaaggaaatatatactGACTTCATAGAAAAAGAAGCTCCAAAAGAGATCAACATAGACTTTCAAACCAAAACTCTGATTGCCCAAAACATACAGGAAGCTACCAGTGGCTGCTTCACAACTGCCCAGAAAAGGGTTTACAGCTTGATGGAAAACAACTCTTACCCGCGTTTCTTGGAGTCAGAATTCTACCAGGACTTGTGTAAAAAGCCGCAGATCACCACAGAACCCCATGCCACATGA